In the genome of Desulfitobacterium chlororespirans DSM 11544, one region contains:
- a CDS encoding electron transfer flavoprotein subunit alpha/FixB family protein — MAKGIWVYIEQSNMKIRKASLEIMSKARDVADQAGEEVVAVLIGQGVEALVNTVIPYGANKVILVDDAQLANYTTGSYTSVLNKLIRDHEPKALLLGHSTLGRDLAPRLAQRLGVGMVEDCIAMEYDPTALLTLNHAIYTGRAFAQVKVISTPIIATIRPNSFAVSEPDATRQAEVIRENAQIDADDLRAIVKDIVMAASKRPDLVEANVIVAGGRGAKNAEGFTLLEELADVVGGAVGASRAAVDAGWIDIKYQVGQTGNTVAPTLYIACGISGAIQHLAGMNSSQVIVAINKDPEATIFKAADYGIVGDMFQVVPLLKEEFKKLVNR; from the coding sequence ATGGCAAAAGGGATTTGGGTTTATATAGAACAGAGCAATATGAAGATACGCAAAGCTTCCCTGGAAATTATGAGCAAAGCCAGAGACGTTGCGGACCAAGCCGGAGAAGAAGTGGTTGCCGTACTGATCGGGCAGGGAGTAGAAGCCCTGGTGAATACAGTGATACCCTATGGGGCCAATAAGGTAATCCTTGTCGATGATGCCCAATTGGCCAATTACACCACAGGTTCCTATACTTCTGTCTTGAATAAGCTGATTCGCGATCATGAGCCCAAAGCACTTTTACTGGGACATTCGACGTTGGGGCGAGATTTGGCGCCCCGCCTCGCTCAACGTCTCGGAGTGGGAATGGTGGAAGATTGTATTGCTATGGAATATGATCCGACAGCATTGCTTACCTTGAATCACGCCATCTATACGGGCAGGGCTTTTGCCCAGGTTAAAGTCATCTCAACCCCAATTATTGCCACGATTCGCCCGAATTCCTTCGCAGTCAGTGAGCCGGATGCCACTCGCCAGGCAGAGGTGATCAGGGAAAATGCTCAAATCGATGCTGATGATTTACGGGCTATCGTTAAGGATATTGTGATGGCCGCATCCAAGCGTCCTGATTTAGTCGAAGCCAATGTGATCGTAGCCGGGGGACGCGGAGCGAAAAATGCTGAAGGATTTACCCTTTTAGAAGAGTTGGCCGACGTCGTGGGTGGAGCGGTAGGAGCATCCCGGGCTGCCGTTGACGCAGGTTGGATCGACATTAAGTATCAAGTGGGGCAAACCGGGAATACCGTAGCCCCCACACTCTATATTGCCTGTGGAATTTCCGGAGCGATTCAGCACCTGGCCGGTATGAATTCTTCCCAAGTGATCGTAGCTATCAACAAAGATCCGGAGGCGACTATATTCAAGGCAGCAGACTACGGAATTGTCGGAGATATGTTCCAAGTTGTGCCTTTGTTGAAAGAGGAGTTTAAAAAACTTGTCAACCGCTGA
- a CDS encoding electron transfer flavoprotein subunit beta/FixA family protein — translation MNIVVCLKQTFDTEALVVLKDGKIDPTGVTFVINPDDEYAVEEGIRLKEKHGGEVVVLAIGNNRTPEAIRTALAMGADRAALIDDPALAEADDQSNVEALAQYISTLNYDIILTGIANVDTGSVQTAQRLAERLKLPCANMVTKLDIDGMKATTLREIDGGKELLELPLPAVIAAQQGLNEPRYPSVPGIMKAKKKELKTFKLPDLGIDASSVGTQIQIEKITLPAARRAGYMIQGEPAEAAGELARILSAEKKVL, via the coding sequence ATGAATATCGTAGTGTGTCTCAAGCAGACCTTTGATACCGAAGCTTTAGTTGTTCTTAAAGATGGTAAAATCGACCCAACAGGAGTGACCTTCGTTATCAACCCCGATGATGAGTATGCAGTGGAAGAAGGAATCCGCCTCAAAGAGAAACATGGCGGGGAAGTTGTTGTCCTCGCTATTGGGAATAATCGTACCCCTGAAGCCATTCGTACCGCATTGGCTATGGGAGCCGACCGGGCGGCGTTGATCGATGATCCGGCTCTTGCGGAAGCAGATGATCAAAGCAATGTTGAAGCTCTGGCCCAATATATTTCCACCCTCAACTACGATATTATCCTGACCGGTATAGCCAATGTGGATACCGGCTCCGTACAAACAGCCCAACGTCTCGCCGAAAGACTGAAGCTCCCTTGCGCCAATATGGTCACTAAGCTGGATATTGATGGAATGAAGGCAACAACCCTCCGGGAAATTGACGGAGGTAAAGAGCTGCTTGAATTACCACTCCCGGCAGTCATCGCAGCCCAGCAAGGTCTCAATGAACCTCGATACCCCTCCGTACCCGGAATTATGAAAGCGAAAAAGAAAGAACTTAAGACATTTAAACTGCCTGACTTAGGGATAGATGCTTCAAGTGTGGGAACCCAAATTCAAATCGAAAAAATAACCCTGCCTGCTGCCCGCCGGGCCGGATACATGATTCAGGGGGAACCTGCAGAAGCAGCCGGTGAATTAGCGAGAATACTCTCCGCAGAGAAGAAAGTACTGTAA
- a CDS encoding 4-hydroxyphenylacetate 3-hydroxylase family protein: MGVGTYEAYRERLLKMKPNVYLNGQKVDRSGSWIDGGCYVMKQNYDLANDPEYADVCTATSHLTGEKINRFTHIHQSREDLLNKQMMTRLLCHHVGGCTQRCMGSDALNALAVVTYDCDEACGTNYQERFNKYLLYCQENDLICNCAQTDVKGSRNPKYKRAHMQPDPDQFVHVIKTDVDGIGVDGKPCKGIIVRGAKICNSNAPYVDEIIVNPTKFMGKGDEGYAIAFALPADWDGIKLMALPGQHHKRKHLEAPFNKVGDVESLTIFDDVFVPEDRVFMNGFDHPDVVQYAGYLALMFAHFHRHSYTGCKTAVSEVIGAQAALVADVNDIAKEHHVREKVCEIISTAELVFAAGQASALRAVKFPNGSWVPDEILTNAGRKLAGQKIYHEYETLADLTGGICASLPTEESFFAPETAELCNKYIMRNPDYTAEETHRVMRMMEDKLCDAFESAQAVAGVHGGGSPLMETITMMSRYDLEPLKDIAKYLAGFEGVKCPRYERPTVTPRAMLDKFKKTQVNTPQETT; this comes from the coding sequence ATGGGAGTTGGCACTTACGAAGCTTATCGGGAAAGACTACTTAAAATGAAACCCAATGTCTACTTAAATGGTCAGAAGGTTGATCGGTCGGGTAGCTGGATTGATGGCGGCTGCTATGTTATGAAGCAGAACTACGATCTTGCCAATGATCCGGAATATGCAGATGTCTGTACCGCTACTTCTCATCTTACCGGAGAAAAGATCAATCGGTTCACCCATATTCATCAGTCCAGAGAAGACTTGCTCAATAAACAAATGATGACCAGACTCCTTTGCCATCATGTAGGTGGCTGCACCCAGCGTTGTATGGGTTCAGACGCCTTGAACGCTCTTGCCGTTGTTACTTATGATTGTGATGAGGCTTGCGGAACCAACTACCAAGAGCGTTTTAACAAGTATCTTCTATACTGCCAGGAAAATGATCTTATTTGCAATTGTGCTCAGACTGACGTTAAAGGTTCACGCAATCCTAAGTATAAGAGAGCACATATGCAGCCTGACCCGGATCAGTTTGTCCATGTTATCAAGACTGATGTGGACGGCATTGGCGTTGACGGAAAGCCCTGTAAAGGGATCATTGTTCGTGGTGCCAAAATATGTAACTCTAATGCTCCTTACGTGGATGAGATCATTGTTAACCCAACTAAGTTTATGGGCAAGGGCGATGAGGGGTATGCCATAGCCTTTGCCTTACCGGCTGACTGGGACGGCATTAAGCTTATGGCACTTCCCGGCCAGCATCATAAGAGAAAACACCTTGAGGCTCCCTTTAATAAAGTCGGTGATGTGGAATCGCTGACAATTTTTGATGATGTGTTTGTTCCTGAAGATCGGGTATTCATGAATGGCTTTGATCATCCCGATGTCGTTCAGTATGCGGGTTATTTGGCACTCATGTTCGCTCATTTCCACAGACATTCTTATACCGGATGCAAGACAGCGGTATCGGAAGTTATCGGAGCTCAGGCAGCCCTGGTTGCAGATGTGAATGATATCGCCAAAGAACATCACGTACGGGAGAAAGTCTGTGAAATCATCAGTACGGCTGAACTGGTCTTTGCAGCAGGTCAAGCATCCGCTTTGCGTGCCGTGAAGTTTCCTAACGGATCTTGGGTACCGGATGAAATCCTCACCAATGCAGGCCGGAAACTGGCAGGACAAAAAATTTACCATGAGTATGAGACTTTGGCTGACCTGACGGGAGGAATCTGCGCTTCTCTTCCCACTGAGGAATCCTTCTTCGCTCCGGAGACAGCCGAGCTTTGCAACAAGTACATCATGCGTAACCCTGACTACACCGCAGAAGAGACCCACCGTGTCATGCGGATGATGGAGGATAAGCTTTGTGATGCCTTTGAATCCGCCCAAGCCGTCGCCGGAGTCCATGGGGGTGGATCTCCGCTCATGGAGACCATTACCATGATGAGCCGTTATGATCTGGAGCCCTTAAAAGATATTGCCAAATACCTTGCCGGTTTTGAAGGTGTGAAGTGCCCCCGTTACGAGCGGCCAACAGTAACTCCGCGGGCTATGCTGGATAAATTTAAGAAGACTCAGGTCAATACCCCGCAAGAAACGACATAA
- a CDS encoding MFS transporter translates to MTKTTISAIIDRLGVTKYTWTIWILVGLALVFDGYDYIIVTYTMPQMAQEWGLTKVQTGSLASWSMLGVVIGGVIAGMCSDRFGRKKTLAFFVAFYSLLTFPIYFAPSFAVFAMLRIISGIGIGACIPVAITLASENFPTKNRGFFTAATLCFYGWGWVLGGIVALNVVPAYGWRVCFLIGGLPALYAIFILYKLPESMAWLIGKGREAEAIEIIKRMEKVATGKSSEWLPGSIVLPAPPKKVGVTALFSSGYVKATIGVWLLYFMSMFIIYGVTSWMPTLLVERGYGLVLGYSFSILQNLVGSIGGFATGFVADIIGRRKNVIYSFLFTAAAIFLLGSVTGKWPVLIIAVLVGVCMQYANGGALPLMTEIYPTEFRNTGVSWAQSFGRIAGFLSPLIVGYVQQLGLDFSNTMKMFAIPAIICVLVSVFLIVETKGRTVDSIVGIKVGEFN, encoded by the coding sequence ATGACTAAGACTACGATTTCTGCCATTATCGATCGATTAGGAGTTACGAAATATACGTGGACAATCTGGATATTGGTGGGTCTCGCATTGGTGTTTGATGGTTATGACTACATCATCGTTACTTATACAATGCCGCAGATGGCTCAGGAATGGGGGTTAACCAAGGTTCAAACAGGAAGCCTTGCTTCCTGGAGCATGCTTGGTGTGGTGATAGGGGGAGTAATCGCCGGGATGTGTTCCGATCGTTTTGGCAGAAAAAAGACCCTTGCTTTCTTTGTAGCTTTTTACTCCTTGTTAACCTTCCCCATTTATTTTGCGCCAAGTTTTGCTGTCTTTGCTATGCTCAGGATAATAAGCGGGATTGGCATTGGTGCCTGTATACCGGTCGCAATAACACTGGCATCCGAGAATTTCCCAACGAAAAACAGAGGCTTTTTTACAGCCGCCACCTTGTGTTTTTATGGCTGGGGATGGGTGCTTGGTGGGATTGTGGCCCTTAACGTGGTTCCTGCATATGGGTGGAGAGTGTGTTTTCTGATCGGAGGATTGCCTGCCCTTTACGCCATATTTATTCTATATAAATTGCCCGAATCTATGGCATGGCTTATAGGCAAGGGGCGTGAAGCAGAAGCCATAGAAATAATTAAACGCATGGAGAAAGTAGCGACAGGTAAGTCCAGTGAATGGCTTCCAGGCAGTATAGTCTTACCGGCTCCCCCTAAAAAAGTGGGCGTAACTGCTCTTTTTTCTTCAGGTTATGTCAAAGCAACGATCGGTGTCTGGCTTCTTTACTTCATGAGCATGTTTATTATTTATGGGGTAACAAGCTGGATGCCAACCCTTCTTGTTGAAAGAGGATATGGTTTGGTTCTGGGATATTCGTTCTCTATTTTGCAAAATCTTGTCGGCTCGATTGGCGGGTTCGCAACCGGTTTTGTGGCAGATATTATTGGACGCAGAAAAAATGTTATTTATAGTTTTCTATTTACGGCCGCAGCAATTTTCCTGTTAGGATCTGTTACAGGCAAATGGCCGGTACTTATTATTGCGGTGTTGGTTGGTGTTTGCATGCAATATGCCAATGGCGGAGCATTGCCCCTCATGACTGAAATATATCCCACCGAATTTAGAAATACCGGTGTCTCCTGGGCTCAGTCATTTGGGCGAATCGCAGGATTTCTCAGCCCGTTAATCGTAGGTTATGTTCAACAGCTCGGCCTTGATTTCAGCAATACAATGAAGATGTTTGCTATTCCGGCAATCATTTGTGTACTGGTTTCAGTGTTTTTAATTGTTGAAACGAAGGGAAGAACCGTCGATAGCATTGTGGGTATTAAAGTGGGAGAATTTAATTGA